The genomic stretch CACCCAGTCGTCCGGGGTGAGGATGCGCTCGTAGGCGAGGTCCTCCTCGGCCAGGGGGAAGCCCTCCTCGGCGAGCCGCGCGAGCACCTGCGCGCGCACCCGCGGCGCCTCGGTGCGCCAGTCCGGGCTCTGGCCCTCCTTCTGGTGCGGCACCGGCACCAGCACGTAGAGCCCGTCCTGCCCCTCCGGGGCGAGCGAGGGGTCGGTGCGGCAGGGCACGTTCACGTAGAAGCTCGGGTCCTCGGGCACGCGGAAGCGCTCGAAGATGTCCTCGAAGCTCTGGCGGTAGCCGCGGCCGAGGAACACCGTGTGGTGACCGAGCCCCGGCACGCGGCGCTCGAGGCCCCAGTAGAAGAGCAGCCCGCTCGAGGTGTAGCGCAGCTTCTCGGGCGCCTTCAGGCGCGTGGCCGCGGGGTCCAGCAGCCGCTCGTACGCGTACGGGAGGTCCGCGTTGCACAGCACCAGGTCCGCGCGCTCCTCGCGGCCTCCCGCGAGCCGCACGCCCACCGCGCGCCCCCCTTCCGTGAGGATGCGCTCCACGGGGCTCTCGTAGTGCAGGCTCACGCCCTCCTCGCGCGCCACCCTCTCCAGCGCGAGGGGAATGGCGTAGAGGCCGCCCTTCGGAAACCACACCCCCACGCCCAGCTCGGTGAAGGGCAGGAGCGCGTACACCGCGGGGCAGTGGAAGGGGCTCACCCCCAGGTACATCGTCTGGAAGGTGAGCGCCGCGCGCAGCCGCTCGTCCTGGAAGAAGCGGCTCACCTCGGCATAGGCGCGCCGGTGCGCGCGCACCTTGAGGATGTTGCGCAGCATCGCGGGGCGCAGATAGTCGAGCACCGACGTGAAGTCGCGCCCCACGAAGTGCGCGAGGCTCACCTCGTACTGGGTGCGCCCCTGCGCGAGGAAGGCGAGGTAGCGCTGGAAGCTGCCGGGCTCGATGCGCTCGAGCTCCCGCCCCATCGCGGTGAGCTCGGAGGTGAAGGTGATGTCGGAGCCGTCCCGGTAGTGGATGCGGTAGTTGGGCTCGCAGCGCTCGAGCGTGAGGTAGTCCTCGAGCCTGCGGCCCAGGGCGCGGAAGGTCTCCTCGAACACCTCGGGCATCAGCACGATGGTGGGGCCCAGGTCGAAGCGGAAGCCGCCCAGCGCGAGCTGCCCGCAGCGGCCGCCGGGCCCGCCCGTCTTCTCGTGCACGCGCACCCGGAAGCCCTGGCGCGCGAGCCGCGCCGCCGCGGCGAGCCCGCCCACGCCCGCGCCCACCACCAGCGCGGTGGGTGCCTCGCCCTTCGTCCGCTTCGCTGTGCCCGGTGCGCTCATGGCCTCAGGTCCTCACGCCACGCGCCGGGCGAGCCGGCCCACCAGCTCGGTGAGCAGCTGCCGCATCCCGCCCGCCTCGGGCAGGCGCTCCAGGGTGCGCTGGCCGCTGCGGCTCGCGAGCGCCACCGCGCGCTCGCACGCGGCGAGCCCGCCGCACTTCTCCACCAGGCCGCGCGCCCGCGCGAGCGCCTCCGCGTCCTTCTCCTCGGCGGGCAGCGCCCACAGCCGCTCGAGCTCGGCGCGCTCGGGCGCGCTCGCGCGCACGTACGCCGCCACCACCGGGTAGGTGCGCTTGCCCTGCTGGAAGTCCCCCTCCCCCGGCTTGCCGCTGAGGCTCGCGTCCCCGAAGAGGCCGAGCAGGTCGTCGCGCAGCTGGTAGGCGCGGCCCACCTGGCGCCCCACGCGCTCGAGCGAGGCGAGCAGCGCGCGGCCCTCGAGCGGGCTCGCCGCGCCCGCGAGCATCGCGCCGCACACCAGCGGCGCGCAGAAGCCGTAGCGGGCCGTCTTCAGGTGGGCCACCTTCAGCGTGCGCCACAGCCCCACGTGCGCGAGCGGCAGCCGGCCGAGGTCCAGGTCCAGGTACTGGCCCGCGGCCGTGTGCCGGCACACGCCCAGGTAGTAGCGGCTGGTGCGCGCCGCGCCCGGCAGCCCCGAGGAGAGCATCACCTCCAGCGAGCGGGCGAAGAGGTGGTCGCCCAGCACCACGGCCAGGTCCTCCCCGGCGCGACCGGGCGCCAACATCCTGTGCAGGGCAGGCCCGCCGCGGCGCAGGTCCGCGCGGTCCGCCACGTCGTCGTGGATGAGGAGGAAGGTGTGCAGCAGCTCGAGCGCCGCCGCGAAGCGCCACAGCCCCGGGGGCACCTGCCCGTCGTCGCGCGCGAGCGCGTAGCCCGCCACCAGCAGCGCGGGCCGCAGGCGCTTCGCCGGGCGCAGGGCATAGCTGCGCACCTGCGCGAGCGCCCCCGCCCAGCGCGGATCGAGGCACTCCTCGTCCGGCAGGTGCAGCACCTCGTCCAGGGCCTCCTCCACCTGCGCCTGCACGTGCAGCAGCCAGCTGTGCACGGGCGGCAGGGCCGGGGGCGTCCCTTCGAGAGGCTGCGGAGAGGTCGAGACAGCCATGGGGCGCTCCAGTGCGGGGCCAGCGGGACAGAGCTAACGATTGCGTCGAAGCATTGTCAAGGCTATGTATAACCCCTGTTCCACGTTTGCGCAAAGGAGGGCCGCATGCGGAGCCCACGCAGCACGGTGACGGCGCTGACCCTCGGCTGGGGGCTGGCGGCGGGGGCGGTGGCGGCGGAGGGCCCCGCCCGGGAAGGTACGAAGCCCACGGTCCCGGTGGACTCCGCCCGGAGGGCCATGCCCGATGCCCGGCTCCAACGCTCCGACGGGCAGC from Aggregicoccus sp. 17bor-14 encodes the following:
- a CDS encoding NAD(P)/FAD-dependent oxidoreductase → MSAPGTAKRTKGEAPTALVVGAGVGGLAAAARLARQGFRVRVHEKTGGPGGRCGQLALGGFRFDLGPTIVLMPEVFEETFRALGRRLEDYLTLERCEPNYRIHYRDGSDITFTSELTAMGRELERIEPGSFQRYLAFLAQGRTQYEVSLAHFVGRDFTSVLDYLRPAMLRNILKVRAHRRAYAEVSRFFQDERLRAALTFQTMYLGVSPFHCPAVYALLPFTELGVGVWFPKGGLYAIPLALERVAREEGVSLHYESPVERILTEGGRAVGVRLAGGREERADLVLCNADLPYAYERLLDPAATRLKAPEKLRYTSSGLLFYWGLERRVPGLGHHTVFLGRGYRQSFEDIFERFRVPEDPSFYVNVPCRTDPSLAPEGQDGLYVLVPVPHQKEGQSPDWRTEAPRVRAQVLARLAEEGFPLAEEDLAYERILTPDDWVGTFNLARGSAFGLAQNFFQVGPFRPANEDPNVSGLFFVGASTRPGTGLPTVLISARLAAERVAAWARRTGLAPAQAPLPTAATAAAAAVEDAA
- a CDS encoding polyprenyl synthetase family protein — translated: MAVSTSPQPLEGTPPALPPVHSWLLHVQAQVEEALDEVLHLPDEECLDPRWAGALAQVRSYALRPAKRLRPALLVAGYALARDDGQVPPGLWRFAAALELLHTFLLIHDDVADRADLRRGGPALHRMLAPGRAGEDLAVVLGDHLFARSLEVMLSSGLPGAARTSRYYLGVCRHTAAGQYLDLDLGRLPLAHVGLWRTLKVAHLKTARYGFCAPLVCGAMLAGAASPLEGRALLASLERVGRQVGRAYQLRDDLLGLFGDASLSGKPGEGDFQQGKRTYPVVAAYVRASAPERAELERLWALPAEEKDAEALARARGLVEKCGGLAACERAVALASRSGQRTLERLPEAGGMRQLLTELVGRLARRVA